One Pochonia chlamydosporia 170 chromosome 5, whole genome shotgun sequence DNA segment encodes these proteins:
- a CDS encoding MFS transporter (similar to Aspergillus clavatus NRRL 1 XP_001273878.1) produces MADDTAPQQTLSDTPRSRSYNTTTQTTHSIDPANKPPVSSTTVENLGPSQNDTQSLTPPVYCALLPGRRRLILSIVTVAGALGPLSGGIYLPVLPLLEREFNVGSTSINATVSVFMITFAIAPLFWSSFADVSGRRPLYIISLAIFILSNVLLAALPKNFGSLMFLRIVHAFGSAAVMSMGAGTVADTTEPKKRATAMSIFLLGPQCGPVLGPVLGSALAGQRNWRWIPGFLAALSFVVWLTILFMLPETLRYRVGNGQVFQGKSWILFPPKITSDLVSEPQRGPKPPKPTLLGYWKLFSYPPIGIVTVNTAILYSTYFAMMVALPHALEDIYSWSTTEIGAGYVAVGIALMIGSLVGGRVSDWRRARMVAAIPDGKIEPESRLVDQIWGVLLCAAGTVMFGWFVHSSLHVASILVATFLTGFGMSWVFVATTAFLGECVPLQAAGAFALGNMLRNPGAAIAAVLYPPLVTRIGIAWFFTGFALLDLVVVGSSVIVLRFYGQNWRQKSQSPRR; encoded by the exons ATGGCAGACGATACAGCACCGCAGCAGACGCTCTCTGATACGCCTAGAAGTAGGTCGTACAACACAACTACCCAGACCACCCATAGCATCGACCCAGCCAACAAGCCACCTGTCTCGTCAACTACTGTGGAAAATTTGGGACCTAGCCAGAATGACACACAGAGTTTGACGCCGCCGGTATACTGTGCTTTGTTGCCAGGCCGACGGAGGCTAATTCTTAGCATCGTCACGGTAGCTGGAGCATTAGGCCCTTTGTCGGGTGGAATCTACTTGCCTGTTCTGCCACTGTTAGAGAGGGAGTTCAATGTCGGAAGTACGAGCATTAACGCAACTGTTTCAGTGTTCATGATTACATTTGCAATTGCA CCATTATTTTGGTCTAGCTTTGCGGATGTCAGTGGAAGGCGGCCACTCTACATAATATCATTGGCGATATTCATCTTATCcaatgttcttcttgctgcacTGCCGAAGAATTTCGGCAGCTTAATGTTTCTGCGAATAGTCCACGCCTTCGGGTCGGCTGCGGTAATGTCGATGGGTGCTGGTACAGTCGCGGAT ACAACTGAGCCAAAGAAGCGGGCCACTGCAATGTCCATATTTCTTCTTGGGCCGCAATGTGGTCCAGTTCTTGGACCCGTGTTGGGATCTGCTTTAGCTGGACAACGAAATTGGAGATGGATTCCGGGGTTTCTGG CTGCTTTGTCGTTTGTGGTATGGCTCACGATCTTGTTCATGCTGCCCGAGACTCTTCGATACAGAGTTGGTAATGGTCAAGTATTCCAGGGAAAGAGCTGGATACTCTTTCCGCCCAAAATCACGTCAGATCTTGTATCAGAACCCCAGCGTGgaccaaaaccaccaaagccCACACTCCTCGGCTATTGGAAGTTATTTTCATACCCGCCGATTGGTATTGTAACAGTTAATACCGCTATCCTATACTCAACCTACTTTGCTATGATGGTAGCGCTGCCACATGCCTTAGAAGATATATATAGTTGGTCAACAACAGAGATCGGCGCTGGTTATGTTGCAGTTGGTATTGCCCTTATGATTGGGTCTCTTGTTGGCGGTAGGGTAAGTGATTGGCGCCGGGCAAGAATGGTAGCTGCAATACCTGATGGCAAAATTGAGCCTGAAAGCAGGTTGGTTGACCAAATATGGGGTGTGCTCCTTTGTGCGGCTGGGACCGTTATGTTTGGTTGGTTTGTTCACAGTTCACTGCATGTCGCCTCGATCCTAGTTGCAACTTTCCTGA CTGGCTTTGGTATGAGCTGGGTTTTTGTTGCTACAACTGCTTTTTTGGGCGAATGTGTTCCGCTTCAGGCCGCGGGAGCCTTTGCGCTTGGAAATATGCTACGCAACCCTGGCGCGGCTATAGCTGCAGTTTTATACCCCCCGTTGGTGACACGGATAGGCATTGCATGGTTTTTTACAGGGTTTGCTCTCCTGGAcctggtggttgttgggaGCTCGGTCATAG TGCTACGGTTTTACGGCCAAAATTGGCGACAAAAGTCGCAAAGCCCCCGGAGATAA
- a CDS encoding tannase and feruloyl esterase family protein (similar to Neosartorya fischeri NRRL 181 XP_001261622.1), which produces MRRVSVIPATAFAITAKAASIAELCTVHNIQSAIPSNGTLIGVDVLPSTVTANAVYNATVGHGMSQISSSTYSYCNVTVAYTHTDKGDKVLLKYAFPNLSDYKNRFYVAGGGGFSLSQDPTGGLFYGAAGGATDAGYDAFNRSYDEVVLYGNGSINWDATYMFSYQALGEMTLIGKTLTKTLYGTAEGKIYTYFEGCSDGGREGMSQVQRWGELYDGVIAGAPAFRFAQQQVHHVFSSAVEQTLDYYPPPCELAKIVNATIAACDPLDGRTDGVVSRTDLCELHFNLSSIIGETYYCAEKNSTSLGFGFSKRQAPGSATSYQPAQNGTVTARGVAVAEAIYNGLHTTDGQRAYLSWQIASELDDATTKYDTATNSWKLDIPSTGGEYVAKFIQLLDLDNLSNLNNVTYDTLVDWMNIGMIRYWDSLQTTLPDLRAFQSNGGKLLHYHGESDPSIPAASSVHYWQSVRSVMYPNMPSEESLTALDDWYQLYLVPGAAHCGSNKLQPGPYPQSNMEIMIGWVEKGEKPSRLNATVSTGSYQGENQMLCKWPTRPLWRGNGSEFGCVNDQQSVNSWTYTFPAFKLPVY; this is translated from the coding sequence ATGCGTCGAGTATCGGTTATACCAGCGACTGCTTTTGCGATCACTGCAAAGGCAGCGTCTATTGCTGAGTTATGTACAGTGCACAACATACAGTCTGCCATACCTTCCAACGGGACGTTGATAGGAGTCGATGTACTGCCCTCGACTGTCACTGCAAACGCCGTCTACAATGCAACTGTCGGGCATGGCATGTCCCAAATCAGTTCTTCAACCTACTCTTATTGCAATGTGACGGTGGCCTATACTCATACGGACAAGGGAGACAAAGTTCTCCTCAAGTACGCCTTTCCAAACCTTTCCGACTATAAAAACCGCTTCTACgttgctggaggaggtggctTCTCCCTCTCACAAGACCCAACTGGGGGTCTTTTCTATGGAGCAGCTGGTGGTGCTACCGACGCGGGTTATGACGCCTTCAACCGAAGCTACGATGAGGTTGTCCTATATGGCAATGGATCTATCAATTGGGATGCGACGTACATGTTCTCTTACCAAGCCCTCGGAGAAATGACCCTTATTGGCAAAACACTAACAAAGACTCTTTACGGGACGGCTGAGGGCAAGATCTATACATATTTCGAGGGCTGCTCAGACGGCGGCAGAGAGGGCATGAGCCAAGTTCAACGATGGGGGGAACTATATGACGGTGTCATCGCCGGAGCACCTGCATTCCGCTTCGCCCAGCAACAAGTTCACCATGTCTTTTCGTCGGCCGTAGAACAAACGCTCGATTATTACCCACCTCCATGTGAGTTGGCTAAGATTGTCAATGCAACTATCGCCGCCTGTGACCCCCTCGACGGCCGAACCGATGGAGTTGTTTCGAGAACAGATCTCTGTGAGCTACACTTTAATCTGTCTTCCATCATAGGAGAAACATATTATTGCGCCGAGAAAAATAGCACGTCTCTTGGTTTCGGATTCAGCAAGCGTCAAGCTCCGGGCAGTGCAACGAGCTACCAGCCTGCTCAGAACGGGACAGTAACGGCACGAGGTGTCGCTGTTGCGGAAGCAATTTATAATGGACTTCACACTACCGACGGGCAGCGAGCCTACTTGTCCTGGCAAATTGCATCTGAGCTCGATGACGCCACGACAAAATATGATACAGCGACGAATTCGTGGAAGCTCGATATCCCATCCACAGGTGGTGAATACGTCGCCAAGTTCATCCAGCTGTTGGATTTAGACAACCTGTCTAATCTTAATAATGTCACCTACGACACCCTAGTCGACTGGATGAATATTGGAATGATACGATACTGGGACAGTCTGCAAACAACGCTTCCCGATCTTCGGGCATTTCAATCCAATGGTGGCAAACTGCTTCACTACCATGGCGAATCTGATCCCAGTATCCCTGCAGCGTCTTCAGTGCATTACTGGCAGTCTGTCCGTTCCGTCATGTACCCCAATATGCCGTCCGAGGAGAGCCTCACAGCTCTCGACGACTGGTACCAATTGTATCTTGTGCCAGGGGCGGCACATTGTGGGAGTAATAAGCTACAGCCTGGCCCGTATCCTCAGAGCAACATGGAAATCATGATAGGTTGGGTGGAAAAGGGAGAGAAACCCAGCAGGCTTAATGCGACGGTGTCTACTGGCTCTTATCAGGGTGAGAACCAGATGCTGTGCAAGTGGCCGACTCGACCTCTCTGGCGGGGGAATGGGTCAGAGTTTGGTTGTGTGAATGACCAACAGTCAGTTAATAGTTGGACGTATACATTTCCTGCTTTTAAGTTGCCTGTATATTAG
- a CDS encoding aldehyde dehydrogenase family protein (similar to Neosartorya fischeri NRRL 181 XP_001262093.1), producing MSGKPTNIPLIINGKEETGSETFDVVSPYTGKTCWTATSATPQDAVKAVEASQAAFPAWSQTKPTVRRDILLKAADILESRMEENAEMVRTEMGADVGTSQFFIVPMSIRMLRDIASRITSICGSVPVVEQEGQSAIVYKEPMGVILGIVPWNAPFVFGIRSAACALAAGNTTIIKSSELSPGCYWAIGRAFQEAGLPAGCLNVVSCRPQDAPDVVNAMIEHPAVRKVNFTGSSAVGRKIARTCGQNLKPCLMELGGKNSSIVCADANLEVAVKEVLAGALLNSGQICMATDRIVLHSSIASEFIAALKKALESTANESNSLPTLVTAASKARVEAVIESAISSGAHLIHGSLAQNKDGDSSVRMAPIILGGAKEGMTLWQEEAFAPVAACMIVNKDEEAVKIANQGGYGLSAAIFTEDLRKGFALAKKIESGAVHINSMTVHDEPVLPHGGVKNSGWGRFNGSMGLEEFLVTKTVTWKD from the exons atgtccgGAAAACCAACCAATATCCCACTTATCATAAACGGCAAGGAAGAGACAGGGTCAGAAACCTTCGATGTCGTCAGTCCATACACAGGCAAAACTTGCTGGACAGCCACGTCTGCAACTCCACAAGATGCTGTCAAGGCCGTTGAAGCCTCGCAAGCGGCCTTCCCAGCCTGGTCGCAAACAAAACCTACCGTGAGACGGGATATCCTGCTCAAAGCGGCCGACATTCTCGAAAGCAGAATGGAGGAAAACGCGGAAATGGTGAGAACCGAAATGGGCGCAGATGTGGGAACTTCACAATTCTTCATCGTGCCAATGAGCATTCGTATGCTTCGAGATATCGCTAGTCGCATAACTTCTATCTGTGGCAGTGTGCCTGTAGTTGAGCAGGAGGGCCAGAGTGCAATTGTGTATAAAGAACCGATGGGTGTAATTCTGGGGATCGTACCTTG GAATGCTCCATTTGTGTTTGGCATCCGGTCTGCGGCATGTGCTCTCGCGGCGGGAAACACAACAATCATAAAGTCGTCTGAACTATCGCCAGGTTGCTACTGGGCAATTGGTCGAGCattccaagaagctgggcttCCTGCGGGCTGCTTGAATGTCGTATCATGCAGACCGCAAGATGCACCAGATGTCGTTAATGCCATGATTGAGCATCCTGCGGTTCGAAAAGTTAACTTTACAGGTAGTTCAGCCGTTGGTCGAAAGATTGCCAGAACTTGTGGTCAGAATTTGAAACCATGTTTGATGGAACTCGGCGGGAAGAACAGCTCCATTGTTTGCGCCGACGCGAATCTCGAGGTCGCTGTGAAGGAAGTCCTCGCCGGCGCACTATTGAAC TCTGGCCAAATCTGCATGGCCACAGACCGGATCGTGTTGCACTCATCAATTGCTTCGGAGTTCATAGCCGCGCTCAAGAAGGCTCTTGAATCTACCGCTAATGAGTCTAATTCTCTTCCAACTCTGGTGACTGCTGCCTCTAAAGCACGAGTTGAAGCTGTCATCGAGAGTGCTATCTCGTCTGGGGCTCACCTGATCCATGGATCACTCGCTCAGAACAAAGATGGAGATTCCAGCGTCCGTATGGCTCCAATCATACTTGGTGGAGCGAAGGAAGGCATGACATTGTGGCAGGAGGAGGCATTTGCCCCGGTGGCAGCATGCATGATTGTCAACAAAGACGAGGAGGCCGTCAAGATTGCGAACCAGGGCGGATATGGACTGTCTGCTGCGATTTTTACCGAAGACTTGCGAAAAGGCTTTGCGCTCGCAAAGAAGATTGAATCCGG AGCTGTGCACATTAACAGTATGACTGTCCATGATGAACCTGTGCTCCCTCATGGAGGTGTCAAGAATAGCGGATGGGGCAGATTTAACGGCAGTATGGGATTGGAAGAGTTCCTCGTAACGAAAACTGTGACGTGGAAGGACTAA
- a CDS encoding carbohydrate esterase family 5 protein (similar to Eutypa lata UCREL1 XP_007790176.1), which produces MARNGHNVGRLLSWGADANARDKKGYTPIIIATREIREMSVLRLFGNGVDLSPSSSGETPLQFAYESYRRHQKHPNHDCSDRILTQIYRATVYGDYGNNIHHRTEPILDPDSMADGDAEVLKNLPLNDTADDWNSHNCADLAVIFARGTFDSGNIGPWVGQPFHEALIEKFGDGKVAFQGVNPHDYLANLKGYIEDGGPESCAISLRHAVEEYSSRCRSSKIVISGWSQGALCAHKSVNLRDVPVRARIIALVTFGDPVSIWQDTINFPALPGNTKMLSYCETTTPDPLCTNLIDQFPHDPIKFIEKLKAIWNNFSRSNLNQVQKAAVNNLVKDLTKQAAGEIGKLGKDILAGHIRRWMLTPQHFLYGLGPSSMVRQAAEDVFALYSSLE; this is translated from the exons ATGGCGAGAAACGGCCACAACGTTGGACGGCTTTTATCTTGGGGTGCTGACGCGAATGCCCGAGATAAGAAGGGGTATACGCCTATTATCATCGCGACCCGCGAAATTCGCGAAATGTCTGTTCTACGGCTCTTTGGGAACGGGGTGGATCTGTCTCCAAGCTCGTCTGGAGAAACGCCATTGCAGTTCGCATATGAGTCGTACCGCCGCCATCAAAAGCACCCCAACCACGACTGCTCCGATCGCATATTGACACAAATTTATCGGGCCACCGTCTACGGGGATTACGGGAATAACATTCATCACAGGACTGAACCTATTTTAGATCCAGATTCCAtggctgatggtgatgcagagGTCCTCAAAAATCTGC CATTGAACGACACTGCAGACGATTGGAACAGTCATAACTGTGCCGACCTGGCAGTAATATTTGCCAGAGGCACTTTCGACTCTGG GAACATTGGCCCATGGGTCGGTCAACCATTTCACGAGGCGCTGATTGAGAAATTCGGTGACGGTAAGGTTGCCTTTCAAGGGGTCAATCCGCACGATTATCTAGCCAACCTCAAAGGTtacattgaagatggaggacCGGAATCGTGCGCTATCAGTCTACGCCATGCTGTCGAAGAGTATTCTTCTCGTTGTCGTTCTTCCAAAATCGTCATCTCGGGATGGAG CCAAGGGGCGCTATGTGCACACAAAAGCGTCAACTTAAGAGATGTACCTGTGCGAGCCCGGATAATTGCCCTCGTCACGTTCGGAGATCCCGTGTCCATTTGGCAAGATACCATCAACTTCCCTGCTCTGCCTGGCAATACAAAGATGCTCTCATATTGCGAAACCACGACACCCGATCCACTTTGCACAAACCTGATAGACCAGTTCCCACACGATCCGATCAAATTTATTGAGAAGCTAAAGGCTATTTGGAATAACTTTAGTCGATCTAATCTCAATCAAGTGCAAAAGGCGGCGGTTAACAATTTGGTGAAGGACTTGACGAAGCAGGCTGCGGGCGAGATTGGGAAGTTGGGAAAAGACATTTTGGCTGGCCACATTCGTCGGTGGATGCTGACACCTCAACACTTTTTGTATGGTTTGGGCCCTAGTTCCATGGTGAGACAAGCTGCCGAAGATGTTTTTGCGCTGTATTCGTCCCTCGAGTAA
- a CDS encoding lipase (similar to Trichophyton rubrum CBS 118892 XP_003236999.1): MRLIQLDTLYLVIVAIPIRVLGSGPSGFPTIDLGYARHVPTFINTTSQYNISYATYRNIRFAQPPTGDLRFKLPVTPPPAADGIQDGNVPLNSTNCIQTVPHWLTSPPGINGTTWGNEDCLFVDVVIPEGLSPAPAGTGVPVLHWLYGGGFFFGAKDNGGNPAALFDAMAPDKKFIIVASNYRLGPLGWLSSDTEPTMDRNVGLYDAWAGLKWTKQYIYMFGGNPEKVTVMGQSAGGGIIQHFLAVDAQTGSAPFSQAVLSSPGYRPHVNRSEEVTGIYNIFLNATNCTNVDCLRKLPSEELKKANSYMMLEQGTGEFGGPSIGFGPVIDGNLVRDVPDRVLNNITSPRRGLGNVKRVIAGGMRNDGIGNPSNETWADFLKIFARTPSSSTISTIQSLYSNDTDLSPVSSSGILARTTFDKFYGDIIYECHSYFAAKYWSKGKNDSATTVPPTSATGFESYRYDESVPPAIHGDDMNYYFYDKAVAAVDKAVVPEVAKKFQNYLRRFILGEDMQGWPEYSAKGLESPSWVNITGNGFEVIVGGYESVRGKRCETIVALFDKAEDGW, from the coding sequence ATGCGCCTAATACAGCTCGACACTCTCTATCTCGTCATTGTGGCCATTCCCATACGAGTATTGGGAAGCGGCCCATCGGGCTTCCCAACGATTGACTTGGGATACGCACGACACGTACCGACGTTTATAAACACAACATCTCAGTACAATATATCCTACGCAACATATCGAAATATTCGATTCGCTCAACCACCAACTGGAGATCTCAGATTCAAACTTCCAGTTACGCCACCTCCCGCTGCAGACGGCATTCAGGATGGAAACGTTCCGTTGAACAGCACCAATTGCATACAAACCGTGCCACATTGGCTAACCAGTCCACCTGGTATAAACGGGACTACCTGGGGAAATGAAGATTGTCTCTTTGTTGATGTCGTCATTCCAGAGGGACTGTCTCCGGCACCAGCAGGGACCGGCGTCCCAGTCCTGCATTGGCTATACGGTGGGGGCTTCTTTTTCGGCGCAAAGGACAATGGTGGGAATCCTGCAGCTTTGTTTGATGCAATGGCACCGGATAAGAAGTTCATTATCGTCGCTTCAAACTACCGTCTGGGACCACTTGGTTGGCTGAGTTCCGACACGGAGCCGACCATGGATCGTAATGTTGGCTTGTACGATGCCTGGGCCGGTCTAAAATGGACAAAACAGTACATTTACATGTTTGGAGGGAATCCAGAAAAGGTCACAGTAATGGGCCAATCTGCAGGCGGTGGAATCATTCAACACTTTCTCGCTGTTGACGCTCAAACTGGCTCCGCACCGTTCAGTCAGGCCGTGCTTTCATCTCCTGGATATCGTCCTCATGTGAACAGATCAGAAGAAGTGACCGGAATCTATAATatcttcctcaacgccaCCAATTGCACCAATGTTGACTGTTTGAGGAAGCTGCCCTCAGAAGAACTGAAGAAGGCAAACTCCTACATGATGCTGGAACAAGGAACGGGGGAATTTGGCGGTCCCAGCATTGGTTTCGGGCCGGTAATCGACGGAAATTTAGTGCGTGATGTGCCTGACCGTGTGCTGAACAACATAACGAGTCCTCGTCGCGGTCTCGGAAATGTCAAAAGGGTTATAGCTGGTGGAATGCGAAACGACGGCATTGGTAACCCTTCAAATGAGACGTGGGCAGACTTCCTAAAGATTTTTGCCCGGACTCCGAGTAGCAGCACTATCAGCACTATACAAAGCCTGTACAGCAACGACACCGACCTGTCCCCTGTTTCTTCGAGCGGTATTCTTGCACGGACGACCTTTGACAAGTTCTATGGTGACATTATATACGAGTGTCATTCGTATTTTGCAGCCAAATACTGGTCAAAAGGGAAAAACGATTCTGCAACTACGGTGCCGCCGACGTCTGCGACCGGCTTCGAATCTTATCGCTACGATGAATCAGTTCCGCCCGCGATTCATGGCGACGATATGAACTATTACTTTTATGACAAGGCTGTTGCCGCTGTGGACAAAGCTGTAGTTCCGGAAGTTGCAAAGAAGTTTCAGAACTACTTACGGCGATTTATTCTCGGGGAAGATATGCAGGGTTGGCCGGAATACAGCGCGAAAGGGCTCGAGTCACCTAGTTGGGTGAATATTACGGGGAATGGGTTTGAGGTGATTGTTGGAGGGTACGAGTCTGTTCGGGGTAAGAGATGTGAGACTATTGTTGCTTTGTTCGATAAAGCAGAAGATGGTTGGTAG